Proteins co-encoded in one Aethina tumida isolate Nest 87 chromosome 7, icAetTumi1.1, whole genome shotgun sequence genomic window:
- the LOC109601045 gene encoding uncharacterized protein LOC109601045 isoform X1, whose product MDPDLESFLQKTGWSCDELLKKLNTYKQNSASTSSEPKKEETPPKVEESSTKTAAETGSDDECCSTNSSGVFTYEHSECGKNCDKAEVAVKETETDQELNNDHLDKETDVNDTVVDEQVEPQVVNETEDVIHVPESDSESDKENKTEEEEEEEQEPLEPHAIEDIRNNLKLQLTSLRNRKMEHFIQPLTTKIVEPNGLELENKKLGKLKLVPEPEPPESTKEQDVVCITDDSNSNPDDVSVLEATNEFGCVIASVEGGVTDDSSQTVNDSPKKHEDFSVFAEIRRIIQKPKNRPSLSPKAKIISVIKKPQHTQPFSPTAGLKEHHKNNAQSPFVSNELEKFLTKDADLNISYAVPKSGAEEGLIAHCRSESPVWERQDTIGRKIKQEKEEKEEPHVPKIKAKTLAEKRKLLELQKWTETAAECQGVEEIRLEIVADEPELPKYKYRPYEKKKLRMAMLKAKEAARKKREEMVEETIHLKIISGGEPDIKVEEEEEVKKIEEKIRKRNLEEQNLRNLEEQNLSKKATDKKQIKLDGDKLEQGKNLRYNEVEIIELDKEDETSQPETGTESKKSENIQKVDNLQLPIKLEGIEEKKPVKKINEKLGEPRRVGRPPKKQEESSPKVPVQKDPPLANHLRLHKRKKLNIKTGFVLYNNKKISVCSTREELICKINDGTPLKSETTNKPPIESPKKPSLWYNKNQMKYKPGPLCKKSLLQMTDCDKYRSEVRKLPTPILEIMPEFGKPIDPKIEHLLPKNNGIITDFLLEFALTALDNGKKDLNIFGIKVPYKYKNQQVLVRIPNVPKVPKLELEDKKQTSDDRNNIANILDDLITYVELKEHSEDIYMIEPVERPVEDEGPVKVAPIADTISAIVPKPGRRRLNKVALELAKLNCKVVKIDIDHEQKYTCDKPYCTMGCVCNSLNCTSHHSAHCRKIKCMFQCTCPLKEIERYESDIVLSAGTDLLSKDTVHRIEETAKKDMAPVEKEFTQTVICTSDKAIVVGAGDRKVRRVTRAPKKYADFVDDEEAEQVRPKDQPKEQPKVPECTVSLDRLDLSTLVPFCWFHFKHDCPCIYTDTSRTNSPIQQENTCARFISANRYIARNRKNTYFNKLLKAIDAQISIPIIYDPIEFWTKEWPKPDVTDAEVLMRSNETSPTMGRKHKRKQSFTDVQLGDGDEVVEAKRRRSCPADVPTADEQNKRHSLPVINELTRTIKDKAIQRRSLKPKGKKRFKAVFQGEYFIDDNSAFFKHLGPAQNGYVRLLPWLALLEKFQANQINIWSQVGKSLVLMNTSDKQMPAGFVDIRYQTPKAEVCKWLLAGKLPPKYDPNNMSFILCENKKHYEIRGFFNRNNKETESEPEKPSVQAPVWKHRDKNEEMQCMNVTMTHYQPYTIRTMRSDHKSLEIRDVQLPKITKLDRWRVYVLRSDFAFLNFKKNNYSIRYTILKKGVEKAVASRSTLRLSDEKMSQGYTNRMFGIYFSPNCLKNFFVGPYGVNEPHELETLRYINQNLVDTECYNRINGGEASFSNAQWMYINLQTDLTTPSSALTSTSPSTSTSSSSSASSYSSRSSSSSSSASTGPSQKSSETIIDLTNDDDDDKSVKNVGATTALYLSPHQPVTGNPHVVMSKPRAPHEFNRFLVTNVPGLGYVGAMETEDGSFEASWPFESKMLRFASAHQAVQHFQRIYNERLITVPEEFRVKVHVALTAACINPVDPICLSGIYICGNFGVIDAKHITDDVLKKCGVSREYIQTLLQRRVQKVISWNLSCFIKKVNLFDGIDDPPTDTNTILEMAVLMILKLQEVNRMLEEEKKRQEDYNKVLKTRRQNLLDLLPSTEPIASGTQEIGKQATTPPKEKQVFKMVSILKPVKINKIPVNESDMEITKIVPHQHKVLNGMSIVQKNGEFRLMGPILKRKSVDETVVATKKLILND is encoded by the exons ATGGATCCAGACCTGGAATCGTTCCTACAAAAAACGGGATGGAGCTGCGACGAACTCCTTAAGAAACTCAACACATACAAACAAAACAGCGCATCCACCAGCTCCGAACCAAAAAAAGAGGAAACACCACCGAAAGTCGAGGAAAGCTCGACAAAAACGGCCGCCGAAACGGGCAGCGACGACGAGTGTTGCTCGACAAATTCGAGTGGCGTCTTCACGTACGAGCACAGCGAGTGCGGCAAGAACTGTGATAAGGCGGAGGTCGCCGTAAAAGAGACTGAAACTGATCAGGAACTAAATAATGACCACCTAGATAAAGAGACAGACGTAAACGACACTGTTGTGGATGAACAAGTCGAACCACAGGTCGTCAACGAAACAGAGGACGTAATCCACGTCCCAGAATCCGACAGCGAGTCGGACAAAGAAAACAAGACTgaagaggaggaggaggaagaGCAGGAACCGTTGGAACCGCACGCCATCGAGGACATACGCAACAACCTAAAGCTGCAGCTCACCTCGTTGCGTAACAGAAAGATGGAACACTTCATCCAACCGTTGACCACCAAAATAGTCGAACCCAACGGCTTGGAACTGGAAAACAAGAAACTGGGCAAATTAAAACTGGTGCCCGAGCCGGAACCGCCCGAATCCACCAAAGAACAGGACGTGGTGTGCATCACCGATGACAGCAACAGCAATCCGGACGACGTTTCGGTGCTGGAGGCGACGAACGAGTTCGGATGTGTCATCGCGAGCGTGGAGGGCGGAGTCACCGACGATTCATCCCAAACCGTAAACGACTCGCCGAAGAAACACGAGGACTTCAGCGTCTTCGCGGAGATCAGACGCATCATACAGAAGCCCAAAAATCGTCCGTCGTTGTCGCCGAAGGCGAAAATTATTTCGGTGATCAAAAAGCCTCAACACACCCAGCCGTTCAGTCCGACCGCCGGACTCAAGGAACATCACAAGAACAACGCACAGTCGCCATTCGTCAGCAACGAATTAGAGAAATTTCTCACAAAGGATGCCGACTTGAACATCAGTTACGCGGTGCCCAAGAGCGGCGCCGAAGAAGGACTTATTGCCCACTGTCGTTCTGAAAGTCCCGTATGGGAGCGTCAAGATACTATCGGACGTAAGATCAAGCAAGAGAAGGAGGAGAAAGAGGAGCCGCACGTGCCGAAAATCAAGGCGAAAACGTTGGCGGAAAAACGAAAGCTTCTGGAGTTACAGAAGTGGACGGAAACGGCGGCCGAATGTCAAGGGGTGGAGGAAATCCGATTAGAAATTGTGGCTGACGAGCCCGAACTGCCTAAGTACAAGTACAGGCCGTACGAAAAGAAGAAACTAAGGATGGCAATGTTGAAGGCCAAGGAAGCTGCCAGGAAGAAACGGGAGGAAATGGTGGAGGAAACGATTCATTTGAAGATCATAAGTGGAGGCGAGCCTGACATCAAGGTTGAAGAAGAAGAGGAGGTTAAGAAAATTGAGGAAAAGATCCGGAAGAGGAACTTGGAAGAGCAGAATTTGAGGAACTTGGAAGAGCAGAATTTGAGTAAGAAAGCCACagacaaaaaacaaattaaacttgaTGGTGACAAACTTGAGCAAGGAAAAAACCTGAGATATAATGAAGTTGAAATAATAGAGCTTGATAAAGAAGACGAAACATCACAACCTGAAACAGGCACGGAGTCGAAAAAGTcggaaaatattcaaaaggtTGATAATCTACAACTTCCAATCAAGTTGGAAGGAATTGAAGAGAAGAAACCggtcaaaaaaataaacgaaaaactAGGCGAACCTAGGAGGGTTGGAAGGCCACCAAAGAAACAGGAGGAAAGTTCTCCCAAAGTACCAGTACAAAAGGACCCTCCTTTGGCAAACCACCTGAGGCTACACAAGcgcaaaaaactaaatataaagaCTGGTTTCGTACTGTACAATAACAAAAAGATATCGGTATGTAGCACGCGTGAAGAGTTGATTTGTAAAATCAACGACGGAACACcattaaaaagtgaaactaCGAATAAACCACCGATCGAAAGTCCCAAAAAACCCTCCTTGTGgtacaataaaaaccaaatgaaATACAAACCTGGGCCATTGTGCAAAAAATCACTTTTACAAATGACCGATTGCGACAAGTACAGAAGCGAAGTTAGAAAATTACCGACTCCAATCCTAGAAATTATGCCCGAGTTTGGGAAACCAATCGATCCCAAAATTGAACATCTTTTACCAAAGAATAATGGTATAATCACTGATTTCTTATTAGAGTTTGCCCTAACCGCCCTTGATAATGGCAAAAAGGATTTGAACATATTCGGCATCAAAGTACCGTACAAGTACAAAAACCAGCAAGTGCTAGTGCGCATTCCCAACGTCCCCAAAGTCCCGAAACTCGAATTGGAGGACAAAAAACAAACGTCCGACGACAGAAACAACATCGCCAACATACTGGACGACCTGATCACCTACGTGGAACTCAAGGAGCACTCCGAAGACATATACATGATAGAACCGGTGGAAAGACCGGTCGAAGACGAGGGACCGGTCAAAGTGGCACCGATCGCCGACACAATCTccgccatagttccaaaaccAGGCCGTCGTAGACTTAACAAGGTCGCACTGGAATTGGCCAAGCTCAACTGCAAGGTGGTAAAAATCGACATAGATCACGAGCAAAAGTACACGTGCGACAAGCCGTACTGTACGATGGGGTGCGTGTGCAATTCGTTAAATTGTACGTCGCACCACTCTGCACACTGCAGAAAAATCAAATGCATGTTCCAGTGCACGTGTCCCCTGAAGGAAATCGAGAGATACGAGAGCGACATCGTACTGTCGGCCGGCACGGATTTACTGTCCAAGGACACGGTGCACAGGATCGAAGAGACAGCCAAGAAAGACATGGCCCCAGTTGAGAAGGAGTTCACGCAAACTGTGATATGCACCAGCGATAAAGCCATAGTTGTGGGAGCTGGAG ATCGTAAGGTAAGGAGGGTTACGCGTGCACCTAAAAAATATGCCGACTTTGTAGACGACGAAGAAGCCGAACAAGTCCGTCCCAAGGACCAACCGAAGGAGCAACCGAAGGTTCCCGAGTGCACGGTCAGTTTGGATCGTCTCGATTTGTCCACGCTTGTGCCATTCTGCTGGTTCCACTTCAAACACGACTGTCCTTGTATCTACACG gaCACAAGCAGGACGAATTCTCCAATCCAGCAGGAAAATACGTGCGCCCGCTTCATCAGCGCCAACCGCTACATTGCACGCAACCGTAAGAACACCTACTTTAACAAACTGCTTAAGGCGATCGACGCTCAGATCTCCATTCCCATTATTTACGACCCCATCGAATTTTGGACCAAAGAGTGGCCGAAGCCGGACGTGACGGACGCCGAAGTCCTGATGAGGAGCAACGAAACGTCGCCGACAATGGGCCGTAAGCACAAACGCAAGCAAAGCTTCACCGACGTGCAGTTGGGCGACGGGGACGAGGTCGTGGAGGCGAAACGTAGACGCAGTTGTCCTGCAGACGTACCGACTGCTGATGAACAAAATAAACGGCACAGTTTGCCGGTGATTAACGAACTAACACGGACCATCAAGGACAAGGCGATACAAAGGAGAAGTCTAAAACCAAAGGGTAAAAAGAGATTTAAAGCTGTGTTCCAGGGCGAATATTTTATCGACGACAATTCTGCGTTCTTCAAGCATTTGGGCCCTGCACAG aaCGGCTACGTTCGGTTGTTGCCATGGCTGGCGTTGCTGGAGAAGTTTCAGGCGAACCAGATAAACATATGGTCGCAGGTGGGTAAGTCACTGGTGCTGATGAACACATCGGACAAACAGATGCCGGCCGGCTTCGTGGACATTCGCTACCAGACGCCTAAAGCGGAAGTTTGCAAGTGGTTGCTGGCCGGCAAACTACCACCCAAATATGACCCGAACAATATGTCGTTCATACTCTGCGAGAACAAGAAACACTACGAGATTCGGGGCTTTTTCAACCGTAACAACAAGGAAACGGAAAGTGAGCCGGAAAAACCCTCGGTGCAGGCTCCGGTGTGGAAACACAGGGACAAGAATGAG GAGATGCAATGCATGAACGTGACGATGACGCACTACCAACCATATACGATACGTACCATGCGATCAGACCACAAATCGTTGGAGATTCGCGATGTGCAACTACCGAAAATCACCAAATTAGACAGGTGGCGCGTTTACGTCCTGCGGTCCGATTTCGCGTTCCTCAACTTCAAAAAGAACAACTACTCGATTAGATACACTATCCTGAAGAAAGGTGTGGAGAAGGCGGTCGCCTCACGCTCCACCTTGCGGCTGTCGGACGAGAAAATGTCGCAAGGTTACACCAATCGCATGTTCGGCATTTACTTTTCGCCCAACTGTCTGAAAAACTTCTTCGTCGGCCCGTATGGCGTGAACGAACCCCACGAATTGGAAACGTTGCGCTACATCAACCAGAATCTGGTCGATACGGAATGCTACAACCGCATTAATGGCGGCGAAGCCAGTTTTAGCAACGCACAGTGGATGTACATCAATTTACAAACTGATTTAACCACACCTTCGTCCGCCTTAACTTCCACCTCACCCTCTACCTCAACCTCCTCCTCAAGCTCCGCCTCTAGCTACAGCTCGAGATCCAGCTCAAGCTCATCCTCAGCATCAACag GTCCAAGCCAGAAATCATCGGAAACAATAATCGACCTGACCAACGACGACGATGACGACAAGAGCGTTAAAAACGTGGGCGCCACCACCGCCCTCTATTTATCCCCTCACCAACCCGTTACGGGCAACCCGCACGTCGTGATGTCGAAACCCCGAGCGCCGCACGAATTCAACCGATTCCTAGTCACGAACGTGCCCGGCCTGGGCTACGTGGGGGCTATGGAAACGGAGGACGGCAGTTTTGAAGCCTCTTGGCCGTTCGAAAGCAAAATGTTGAGGTTTGCGAGCGCCCACCAAGCCGTCCAACACTTCCAAAG AATTTACAACGAGAGACTGATCACCGTGCCCGAAGAGTTCAGGGTCAAAGTGCACGTGGCGCTTACGGCGGCCTGCATCAATCCGGTGGACCCCATATGTCTTAGTGGAATTTAC ATTTGCGGTAATTTCGGCGTGATCGACGCCAAACACATAACCGATgacgtattaaaaaaatgcggCGTGTCCAGGGAGTACATACAGACTTTGTTGCAACGCAGGGTGCAAAAGGTCATTTCGTGGAACTTGTCCTGCTTCATTAAGAAGGTGAATTTGTTCGACGGCATCGATGACCCGCCCACGGACACTAACACGATCCTTGAAATG GCGGTGTTGATGATTTTGAAGCTACAAGAAGTGAACAGAATGCTGGAGGAAGAGAAAAAACGGCAGGAGGATTACAACAAGGTATTAAAGACTCGCCGCCAGAACCTCCTCGATCTGTTACCGTCAACGGAGCCTATTGCATCTGGAACACAAGAG ATCGGGAAACAAGCGACGACTCCGCCTAAG gAAAAACAGGTTTTTAAAATGGTATCCATTTTGAAGCCggtaaaaatcaacaaaattccAGTGAACGAATCAGACATGGAGATAACGAAAATAGTTCCTCATCaacataaagttttaaatggtATGAGTATCGTTCAAAAGAACGGGGAGTTCCGATTGATGGGGCCTATTTTAAAGCGGAAAAGTGTCGATGAAACCGTCGTggcaactaaaaaattaatacttaatgATTAa